In Pseudofrankia saprophytica, one genomic interval encodes:
- a CDS encoding class I adenylate-forming enzyme family protein encodes MRLVDLLESREGDEATPAVFVEDEETTRAALRRGAEALATVLRTAGVRPGHPVAVMLPGGAEVVAAMFGVWTAEAVYVPLNPRTSDAEIAYLVEAVRPAAIVTMPDWADRVTGGALPIVVHAGTNGGELAWAEAVPGRRTPADVPAHDADIALVQFTSGTTGRPKPVLLRHSGYLALLEPVLAKLVGDAAKDRLAQRKAPMPNLIPTSMALSAGIYNVLFAFRVGAPAVIMPTFTTKAFTRAVAKHQIRSTVLPPAAMNMLTDDPSVISLAPLRYVRGITAPLSPLRARLFKDKFGVTVLNCYGQTEIGGEIVGWNAADARAFGESKLGSIGRPHAGVTPRIVGPDGGEVEPGGQGELYVRTPAVSAGYADGKALGDRLTPDGWFRTGDIARIDEDGFLWIEGRVSDMINRGGLKVFPGEVEEVLRLSPTVADCAVVGIPDDRLGEVPWAFVVTHLGADFDPAALAAAAREKLLPYKVPARFVQLDELPRTEVGKVRAADLIELAAELAPS; translated from the coding sequence ATGAGGCTCGTCGACCTGCTGGAATCGCGCGAGGGCGACGAGGCGACGCCCGCGGTCTTCGTCGAGGACGAGGAGACGACCCGGGCGGCGCTGCGCCGCGGCGCCGAGGCACTGGCCACGGTGCTGCGGACGGCCGGGGTGCGCCCGGGCCATCCGGTCGCGGTGATGCTGCCTGGCGGGGCCGAGGTCGTCGCCGCGATGTTCGGCGTGTGGACCGCCGAGGCCGTGTACGTGCCGCTCAACCCGCGCACGTCGGACGCGGAGATCGCCTACCTGGTCGAGGCGGTCCGCCCGGCGGCGATCGTCACGATGCCCGACTGGGCGGACCGGGTCACCGGCGGCGCCCTGCCGATCGTCGTCCACGCGGGTACGAACGGCGGCGAGCTGGCCTGGGCCGAGGCGGTGCCGGGCCGGCGCACGCCCGCGGACGTGCCCGCACACGACGCCGACATCGCGCTGGTGCAGTTCACATCCGGCACGACCGGCCGGCCCAAGCCGGTGCTGCTGCGACACTCGGGCTACCTGGCGCTCCTGGAGCCGGTGCTGGCCAAGCTCGTCGGCGACGCGGCGAAGGACAGGCTGGCCCAGCGCAAGGCACCGATGCCGAACCTCATCCCGACGTCGATGGCGCTGTCGGCCGGCATCTACAACGTGCTGTTCGCGTTCCGCGTCGGCGCGCCGGCGGTCATCATGCCGACGTTCACGACGAAGGCGTTCACCAGGGCCGTCGCGAAGCACCAGATCCGCTCGACGGTGCTGCCGCCGGCGGCGATGAACATGCTGACGGACGACCCGTCGGTCATCTCGCTCGCGCCGCTGCGTTACGTCCGCGGCATCACCGCGCCGCTCTCGCCGCTGCGCGCCCGGCTGTTCAAGGACAAGTTCGGCGTCACGGTGCTCAACTGCTATGGCCAGACGGAGATCGGTGGCGAGATCGTCGGCTGGAACGCGGCGGACGCGCGGGCGTTCGGCGAGTCCAAGCTCGGCTCGATCGGCCGGCCGCACGCGGGGGTGACGCCGCGCATCGTCGGCCCGGACGGGGGCGAGGTCGAGCCGGGCGGGCAGGGCGAGCTCTACGTCCGCACGCCGGCGGTGTCCGCTGGATACGCCGACGGCAAGGCGCTCGGCGACCGGCTCACCCCGGACGGCTGGTTCCGCACCGGCGACATCGCCCGGATCGACGAGGACGGCTTCCTCTGGATCGAGGGCCGCGTCTCCGACATGATCAACCGCGGCGGGCTGAAGGTCTTCCCCGGCGAGGTCGAGGAGGTCCTCCGCCTCTCCCCCACGGTCGCCGACTGCGCCGTCGTCGGCATACCGGACGACCGGCTCGGCGAGGTCCCCTGGGCCTTCGTCGTCACCCACTTGGGCGCCGACTTCGACCCGGCGGCCCTCGCCGCGGCGGCGCGGGAGAAGCTCCTCCCGTACAAGGTGCCGGCCCGCTTCGTCCAGCTCGACGAGCTCCCCCGCACCGAGGTGGGCAAGGTCCGCGCCGCCGACCTCATCGAACTCGCGGCCGAACTCGCGCCGAGCTGA
- a CDS encoding ABC transporter substrate-binding protein codes for MLVHLRRRGWAAVAAAGVVIPLAVAGCSKSDQATGNAACGSPGVTPTEVKVGLVYPDSGAIAVGFRFARSGVQARVALANASGGVNGRKIVLDWRDDQGSTNGFTLAAQDLLTHAGVFGLLAESIVVSGSADQLDKDGIPIAGLPGEEAWTQHRNMFTFGSLQSAGSAITTFGLYARRFGATKVALVYNDTMSQSAQGLVKLFTESLRSQGIAVADSIVYTAGVTSPAKVVTQVEASNADALVSILSADDFLPVYTAAKQAGLTFKVTLTTSGYDSQLLATQGANMAGMSVLTPHIPFSADSPALRTYRQAMSDYAPELGQTDNEVALAAYITTDEFLHGLELAGACPTRDAFIDNLRAEKNYNAGGLIPTTDLSRFGEANLCYSFVRVNQAGTAFDVVPSSDGPDPNQWCGTRLGTG; via the coding sequence GTGTTAGTGCACTTACGTCGACGTGGCTGGGCGGCGGTCGCCGCGGCCGGCGTCGTGATTCCCCTCGCTGTGGCCGGTTGCTCGAAGTCCGACCAGGCGACCGGCAACGCGGCCTGCGGCAGCCCAGGGGTGACCCCGACCGAGGTGAAGGTCGGGTTGGTCTATCCCGACAGCGGCGCCATCGCTGTCGGGTTTCGTTTTGCCCGCAGCGGCGTGCAGGCCCGGGTCGCCCTCGCGAACGCGTCGGGCGGCGTCAACGGACGCAAGATCGTCCTCGATTGGCGCGACGACCAGGGGAGCACGAACGGGTTCACCCTCGCCGCCCAGGACCTGCTGACGCACGCCGGGGTCTTCGGACTTCTCGCCGAGAGCATCGTCGTCTCCGGCTCGGCGGACCAGCTGGACAAGGACGGCATACCGATCGCTGGCCTGCCCGGCGAGGAGGCGTGGACGCAGCACCGGAACATGTTCACGTTCGGCTCGCTGCAGTCGGCCGGTTCCGCCATCACCACGTTTGGGCTCTACGCGCGGCGCTTCGGCGCGACGAAGGTGGCTCTGGTCTACAACGACACGATGTCACAGTCGGCGCAGGGACTGGTCAAGCTGTTCACGGAGAGCCTGCGGTCCCAGGGCATCGCGGTGGCGGATTCGATCGTCTACACGGCCGGGGTCACCAGCCCTGCCAAGGTTGTCACCCAGGTCGAGGCGAGCAACGCGGACGCTCTCGTCAGCATTCTGTCGGCCGACGACTTCCTCCCCGTCTACACCGCGGCCAAGCAGGCTGGGCTGACGTTCAAGGTCACGCTCACCACCTCCGGCTACGACTCACAGCTCCTCGCCACGCAGGGCGCCAATATGGCTGGGATGTCGGTCCTGACGCCGCACATTCCCTTCAGCGCGGACTCACCCGCGCTGCGCACCTACCGGCAGGCGATGAGCGACTACGCGCCGGAGCTGGGCCAGACTGACAACGAGGTCGCGCTCGCCGCCTACATCACGACGGACGAGTTCCTCCACGGCCTGGAGCTCGCCGGAGCCTGCCCGACCCGCGACGCCTTCATCGACAACCTGCGGGCGGAAAAGAACTACAACGCGGGCGGCCTGATCCCCACCACCGATCTCAGCCGCTTCGGCGAGGCCAACCTCTGTTACAGCTTCGTCCGGGTCAACCAGGCCGGGACCGCCTTCGACGTCGTGCCCAGCTCCGACGGGCCCGACCCCAACCAGTGGTGCGGCACCCGGCTCGGTACCGGCTAG
- a CDS encoding thiolase family protein, which yields MTQDVWILGISMTKFGKHRDKDTVDLASEAALAAFGDAGVGITDIDVLAAGSLMAGTSAFGQQLQKQIGQTGIPVYNVANACATGATALRTVIMAIKAGEADLGLAVGVEKLSGAGLLGPVNRRKESDTWVPDGRFGALTSLDGRVGTDSMPGVFAQIGLEYGHRYGGANFELFARISEKNHAHSTLNPLAAYSKRFTLEEIMNDVMIAYPNTRPMCSANCDGAAAAVVVSDSKLRTLSLEQRRRAVKISASVLTSDPWREGCQVLPDVNTLTRQAATRAYEQAGIGPEDLDLVELHDCFATAELVHYDNLMLCPEGGAVDFFNSGATWRDGKTPVNVSGGLESKGHPIAATGIANVWEICHHLRGEAGDRQIEGARVGLAHVIGLGSACGVHVLEKAAA from the coding sequence GTGACCCAGGACGTCTGGATCCTCGGGATCTCGATGACGAAGTTCGGCAAGCACCGGGACAAGGACACGGTCGACCTGGCCTCCGAGGCCGCGCTCGCCGCGTTCGGCGACGCCGGGGTCGGGATCACCGACATCGACGTGCTCGCCGCCGGCAGCCTGATGGCGGGGACCTCCGCCTTTGGCCAACAGCTGCAGAAGCAGATCGGTCAGACGGGAATCCCGGTCTACAACGTCGCCAACGCCTGCGCGACGGGCGCGACCGCGCTGCGTACCGTGATCATGGCGATCAAGGCGGGGGAGGCCGACCTCGGCCTGGCCGTCGGGGTCGAGAAGCTCTCCGGCGCCGGGCTGTTGGGCCCCGTCAACCGTCGGAAGGAAAGCGACACCTGGGTGCCGGACGGCCGTTTCGGCGCGCTCACCTCGCTGGACGGCAGGGTCGGCACCGACTCGATGCCGGGGGTGTTCGCCCAGATCGGCCTGGAGTACGGGCACCGGTATGGGGGAGCCAACTTCGAGCTGTTCGCCAGGATCTCCGAGAAGAACCACGCGCATTCGACGCTGAACCCCCTGGCGGCCTATTCGAAGCGGTTCACCCTCGAAGAGATCATGAATGATGTCATGATCGCCTACCCGAACACCCGGCCGATGTGCTCGGCGAACTGCGACGGCGCCGCGGCGGCGGTCGTGGTCAGCGACAGCAAACTGCGGACGCTGTCCCTCGAGCAGCGCCGGCGCGCCGTGAAGATCAGCGCGTCGGTGCTCACCAGCGACCCCTGGCGCGAGGGCTGCCAGGTGCTGCCGGACGTCAACACGCTGACCCGGCAGGCGGCGACCCGGGCCTACGAGCAGGCCGGCATCGGCCCGGAGGACCTCGACCTCGTCGAGCTGCACGACTGCTTCGCCACGGCCGAGCTGGTGCACTACGACAACCTGATGCTGTGCCCAGAGGGCGGCGCGGTCGACTTCTTCAACTCGGGCGCGACCTGGCGTGACGGCAAGACGCCGGTGAACGTCAGCGGCGGGCTGGAGTCCAAGGGGCACCCGATCGCGGCGACCGGCATCGCGAACGTCTGGGAGATCTGCCACCACCTGCGCGGCGAGGCCGGGGACCGCCAGATCGAGGGGGCCAGGGTCGGCCTCGCCCACGTCATAGGACTCGGCAGCGCCTGCGGCGTGCACGTCCTGGAAAAGGCGGCTGCCTAA
- a CDS encoding Zn-ribbon domain-containing OB-fold protein, which translates to MADRVPLVDYLVLSDDPHLVAHECERCGARFFDRRNACASCGAIGFHQVDIPRKGTLLTYTIVSTAGPGIQVPFVAAVVDCGGTIVRGNIVNVQPDPGQVRTGMEVRLTTVSVGTDGVGVEAVGYGFEPA; encoded by the coding sequence GTGGCTGATCGGGTCCCGTTGGTGGACTATCTGGTTCTCTCCGACGATCCCCATCTTGTCGCCCACGAGTGCGAACGGTGCGGGGCGCGATTCTTCGACCGACGCAACGCGTGCGCCTCGTGCGGGGCCATCGGTTTCCACCAGGTCGACATCCCGAGAAAGGGAACGCTGCTCACCTACACGATCGTGTCGACCGCCGGGCCGGGAATTCAGGTGCCGTTCGTCGCCGCCGTCGTCGACTGCGGCGGCACGATCGTGCGCGGAAACATCGTGAATGTCCAGCCCGATCCAGGGCAGGTGCGGACGGGTATGGAGGTGCGGCTGACCACCGTCTCCGTGGGCACGGACGGCGTGGGCGTCGAGGCCGTCGGTTACGGGTTCGAGCCCGCTTAG
- a CDS encoding TetR/AcrR family transcriptional regulator, which produces MQARSRETRRRLVRAALRLWSERGFETGIEETTAEEIAQAAGVTKGTFYFHFAHKEEILLEMGYETASVLSEEAARCIKANRGLEESLRSLMNALARNIKAADPAAVIRALAEFRRPRRPDSEIPPPDPAFAEAFETLFARAQKEGEVTDQVEPAEMAQILEALVLDSILEWAQGRTGRLNLALHRRTAIVLAGLHPDSTLSL; this is translated from the coding sequence ATGCAGGCGCGCTCCCGCGAAACTCGACGCCGCTTGGTGCGTGCCGCACTGCGCCTGTGGTCCGAGCGAGGCTTCGAGACCGGGATCGAAGAAACGACGGCCGAGGAGATTGCCCAAGCCGCCGGAGTCACGAAGGGGACCTTCTACTTCCACTTCGCCCATAAGGAGGAAATTCTTCTCGAAATGGGCTACGAGACCGCCTCCGTCCTCAGCGAGGAGGCGGCCCGCTGCATCAAGGCGAATCGGGGTCTCGAGGAGTCGCTGCGTTCCCTCATGAACGCGCTGGCACGCAACATCAAGGCCGCCGACCCGGCGGCCGTCATCCGCGCTCTCGCCGAGTTCCGACGCCCTCGCCGGCCCGACAGCGAGATACCTCCCCCTGACCCGGCCTTCGCCGAGGCCTTCGAGACGCTGTTCGCGCGAGCGCAGAAGGAAGGCGAGGTGACCGACCAGGTCGAGCCGGCCGAGATGGCGCAGATCCTGGAGGCCCTGGTGCTGGACTCCATTCTGGAATGGGCCCAGGGCCGGACCGGTCGACTCAATCTTGCCCTGCACCGCCGGACGGCCATCGTGCTCGCGGGGCTGCATCCGGACAGCACCCTCTCGCTCTGA
- a CDS encoding Rieske (2Fe-2S) protein: protein MAEFYDALPVDFIEPGETTTVDVDGFPVAVANVDGEFYAFQNLCPHQGSKLGGRALDEGCFIICPTHASRYDVRSGACVRPSSSDGFNQDLMVFPTRVQDDVVQIQI from the coding sequence GTGGCCGAGTTCTATGACGCCCTGCCGGTGGACTTCATCGAGCCGGGCGAGACGACGACTGTCGACGTGGATGGCTTCCCGGTGGCGGTCGCCAACGTGGACGGCGAGTTCTACGCCTTCCAGAACCTTTGCCCCCACCAGGGCAGCAAGCTGGGTGGGCGCGCACTGGACGAGGGCTGTTTCATCATCTGCCCCACACACGCCAGCAGGTATGACGTGCGTTCTGGCGCCTGTGTCCGGCCCTCGTCCTCAGACGGATTCAACCAGGATCTGATGGTCTTCCCCACCCGTGTTCAGGACGACGTCGTCCAGATCCAGATCTGA
- a CDS encoding SDR family oxidoreductase, with the protein MSATGGGEGQLAGKVVAVTGATSGSGLAIARRFAAEGASVVLLARGADRLKALEEELGPRAVGVTTDVGDPDSVRAAFEAIEAQFGKLDVLINNAGLHRPCPFEALTDDDIGRVARTNLLGPVYTCRAAIPLLRAAGGGDIINTSSEVTLEVFPYESIYKATKAGLEALGQALGLEFEKEEIRVTTLIQGVALGEGGGSTDWEDSGEHTHLVWPRLQAEGTVNRVIGKHGGMTVESVADVHVFIATRPRGQKLDVVRARSY; encoded by the coding sequence ATGAGCGCGACTGGCGGCGGCGAGGGACAGCTCGCCGGCAAGGTGGTGGCGGTAACCGGCGCGACCAGCGGGTCCGGCCTGGCGATCGCCAGGCGGTTCGCGGCCGAGGGCGCCTCCGTCGTCCTGTTGGCACGGGGGGCGGACCGGCTGAAGGCGCTGGAGGAGGAGTTAGGGCCGCGCGCCGTCGGCGTGACGACCGATGTTGGCGACCCGGACAGCGTGCGCGCCGCGTTCGAGGCCATCGAGGCGCAGTTCGGGAAGCTCGACGTCCTCATCAACAACGCCGGCCTGCACCGCCCGTGCCCGTTCGAGGCGCTCACCGACGACGACATCGGCCGGGTGGCGCGCACCAACCTGCTGGGCCCGGTCTACACGTGCCGGGCGGCGATTCCCCTGCTGCGGGCCGCGGGCGGCGGCGACATCATCAACACCTCGTCCGAGGTGACCCTCGAAGTGTTCCCGTACGAGTCCATCTACAAGGCGACCAAAGCGGGTCTGGAGGCGCTCGGCCAGGCCCTGGGCCTGGAGTTCGAGAAGGAGGAGATCCGGGTCACGACCCTCATCCAGGGCGTGGCGCTCGGCGAGGGCGGCGGTTCGACCGACTGGGAGGACAGCGGGGAGCACACCCATCTGGTGTGGCCGCGTCTCCAGGCGGAGGGAACGGTCAACCGGGTGATCGGAAAGCACGGCGGAATGACCGTCGAAAGCGTGGCCGACGTCCACGTCTTCATCGCCACCCGACCTCGTGGCCAGAAGCTCGACGTCGTCCGCGCCCGCAGCTACTAG
- a CDS encoding amidohydrolase family protein, with protein MHKEDMILVSIDDHSIEPPDMYERHVPAKYRDQAPKVIRNADGIDQWVFQGAATSTPFGMAATVGWPAEEWGRDPGTYTELRPGCFDLNARIDDMNANGVLASMCFPSMAGYNARTFAEAPDKQLSLIMLQAYNDWHIDEWCAGAPGRFIPIGMLPMWDPELAAAEVRRLAAKGCPAVSFLEAPHAQGYPSLLSGHWDPLLNAVVETGTVLCLHIGGGMGLLKLPKEAPADHSIILSTQIMTLVAQDLIFGGVLLKYPTLKIAFSEAGIGWIPFYLERADRHVKNQLWLRNDFGGRLPSEIFREHVLGCFITDPIGLKNRHEIGIDIIAWESDYPHTDTTWPESPEILWSELVDAAVTEEETHKITWQNACRFFGFDPFTAIPREEATVGALRARAHNAHVDTTRMSKNEWRRRNEAAGIGVLVP; from the coding sequence ATGCACAAAGAAGACATGATCCTGGTCAGTATCGATGATCATTCGATCGAGCCGCCCGACATGTATGAAAGGCACGTTCCAGCCAAGTACCGGGACCAGGCACCGAAGGTCATCCGCAACGCCGACGGGATCGACCAGTGGGTCTTCCAGGGCGCGGCGACGTCGACGCCGTTCGGCATGGCCGCCACGGTCGGCTGGCCGGCCGAGGAGTGGGGCCGTGACCCCGGCACCTACACCGAGCTGCGGCCCGGGTGCTTCGACCTGAACGCCCGGATCGACGACATGAACGCCAACGGCGTGCTCGCGTCGATGTGCTTCCCCAGCATGGCCGGCTACAACGCCAGGACGTTCGCCGAGGCGCCGGACAAGCAGCTCTCTCTGATCATGCTCCAGGCCTACAACGACTGGCACATCGACGAGTGGTGCGCCGGTGCTCCCGGCCGGTTCATCCCGATCGGGATGCTGCCGATGTGGGACCCCGAGCTCGCGGCGGCGGAGGTCCGCCGGCTCGCGGCGAAGGGCTGCCCGGCGGTCAGCTTCCTGGAGGCCCCGCACGCGCAGGGATACCCGAGCCTCCTGTCCGGTCACTGGGACCCGCTGCTGAACGCCGTCGTCGAGACCGGAACGGTGCTCTGCCTGCACATCGGCGGCGGCATGGGCCTGCTCAAGCTGCCGAAGGAGGCCCCGGCGGACCACTCGATCATCCTGTCCACGCAGATCATGACCCTGGTCGCGCAGGACCTGATCTTCGGCGGGGTGCTCCTGAAGTACCCGACCCTCAAGATCGCCTTCTCCGAGGCCGGGATCGGCTGGATCCCGTTCTACCTCGAGCGGGCCGACCGGCACGTGAAGAACCAGCTGTGGCTGCGGAACGACTTCGGCGGCCGGCTGCCGTCGGAGATCTTCCGTGAGCACGTCCTGGGCTGCTTCATCACCGACCCGATCGGGCTGAAGAACCGGCACGAGATCGGCATCGACATCATCGCGTGGGAGTCCGACTACCCGCACACGGACACGACCTGGCCCGAGTCGCCGGAGATCCTCTGGAGCGAGCTGGTCGACGCGGCGGTGACCGAGGAGGAGACCCACAAGATCACCTGGCAGAACGCCTGCCGGTTCTTCGGTTTCGACCCCTTCACCGCGATTCCGCGCGAAGAGGCCACGGTCGGCGCGCTGCGGGCGCGGGCGCATAACGCGCACGTCGACACCACCCGGATGTCCAAGAACGAATGGCGGCGGCGCAACGAGGCGGCCGGGATCGGAGTGCTCGTCCCATGA
- a CDS encoding ABC transporter ATP-binding protein, whose translation MPDESTAVLRARGLFAGYRRIPCVRDVSLDVYPGEIVVVLGPNGAGKTTTLLTLAGALPGLGGEVHWRGNPTKASLHRRVRDGLGVIPEERSVISRLSVHDNLRIGQGPVEQALELFPELRPLLRRRAGLLSGGEQRMLLTARALAAEPAVLLADELSLGLAPKPVARLMQALRAAAERGAGVLLVEQHARQALAVADRAYILQRGSVVWSGSADEARQNLHQVERAYLGQDVDA comes from the coding sequence ATGCCCGATGAGTCCACGGCGGTGCTGCGGGCACGGGGCCTGTTCGCCGGCTACCGGCGGATCCCGTGCGTGCGGGACGTCAGCCTCGACGTGTATCCGGGCGAGATCGTCGTCGTGCTCGGACCGAACGGCGCCGGCAAGACGACGACGCTGTTGACCCTTGCCGGGGCGCTTCCCGGCCTCGGCGGGGAGGTCCACTGGCGGGGCAACCCGACGAAGGCGTCGCTGCACCGCCGGGTGCGCGACGGCCTGGGCGTGATCCCGGAGGAGCGCTCGGTCATCTCCCGGCTCTCGGTGCACGACAACCTGCGCATCGGCCAGGGGCCCGTGGAGCAGGCCCTGGAGCTGTTTCCCGAGCTCAGGCCGCTGTTGCGCCGGCGGGCCGGCCTGCTGTCAGGGGGCGAGCAGCGGATGCTCCTGACGGCCAGGGCGCTGGCGGCCGAGCCCGCGGTCCTGCTCGCCGACGAGCTCTCCCTGGGGCTGGCCCCCAAGCCCGTCGCCAGGCTCATGCAGGCCCTGCGGGCGGCGGCGGAACGGGGCGCGGGCGTGCTGCTCGTCGAGCAGCACGCCCGGCAGGCGCTGGCCGTCGCCGACCGGGCATACATCCTGCAGCGCGGGAGCGTGGTCTGGTCGGGCTCGGCCGACGAGGCGAGGCAGAACCTCCACCAGGTCGAACGTGCCTACCTGGGGCAGGACGTCGACGCCTGA